The genomic stretch AACAGGGGAGTGTGTTTTTAGCTAAGGGGATATGTACATATACCCTGAATGGGTATATCTAACGTTCCATCAGATAGTATAGGAACCAGACAGCGTGATTTTGTTCATCACGTGCTGCGCGCGTAAAGACGCCTTTCGCTTTTAAGTTTGACGTTTCCTCGGCCGCACGCAAGTAAAAGTCGACGGTTTCTTGTTCATCTTTAAAAGCGGCGTCCAGTCCTCTTGTGAAATTGTCCGGGCATTCTTCCGTTTGTTTCGGCATGATGTGTTTGCCGGTAATTGAACCATACAGTGTGGAAAATTCACGGAGGTGGCGAATCTCGTCACGCCTGATTTCTTCAATCTGTTTTCTGACCTCATCGCTGTGGGCGAGTTCGGCAAGCTTGCGGTAGCATTGAATAGCACTGAATTCTCCGTTGATGGCCTTCTGCAAATTCCGAATCAAAACAGGATCTTCCCGGTATGGCACCGGATAGGGATAGTAGCTGTAATGCAAGGGGATTCAACTCCATTCTTAGGAATTGGGCTTCTGTAAAAGTATATGTTGGGCAGGGAGAGATGTGCGGAGATAATCAGCTTTTTATATGTGAAAAGGCCGTTTTTACCAATAGATCAGATTGGTCATTTTCGTCAACATTCGATAAAATATAGAGAGATAAAAAGAGAGGGGTCTTCTAATTTGGGAGCAGAGTTTTTAGTAGGCAGGTCCGGGAGTGGAAAAACGAAGCTGATCATCAACAGCATTCAGGATGAATTGCGCCGGGCTCCATTCGGGAAGCCGATCATTTTTCTAGTCCCGGATCAAATGACGTTTTTAATGGAATACGAGCTTGCTAAAACGCCAGATATGGGCGGGATGATACGCGCTCAAGTGTTCAGTTTTTCACGATTGGCCTGGCGCGTCCTCCAGCATACGGGAGGAATGAGCAGGCCGTTTCTGACGAGCACCGGCGTACAAATGCTCCTGCGGAAGCTCATTGAGGAGCATAAACAGGAGTTCAAAGTCTATCAAAAAGCGAGTGACAAAAGCGGGTTTACCGCACAGGTTGAGCGGATGCTGACAGAGTTTAAGCGCTATTGTCTGGAACCGGAGGATATCCGCCGGATGGCGGAAAGCGGAACGGCTTCCGAGTATCGCGGAGAACGTGTTTTATCTGAAAAGCTCCATGACTTATCAATTCTGTATCAGCAAATGGAAAAAAGCCTCGCAGATCAATATCTTCACTCTGAGGATTATTTGACATTGCTGGCAGAGCATATCCCGCTTGCGGAAGATATAAAAGGCGCCCATATCTATGTGGATGGCTTTTATCAGTTTACCCCGCAGGAATTCAGGGTGTTGGAGCAGCTTATGGTTCATGCGGAGCATATCACGTTTTCGCTCACAGCGGACAAGCCGTCATATGAGCGGGAGCCGCATGAACTGGAATTGTTCAGAATGACGGGGAAAACCTATTACCGCCTGCATCAGAAGGCGAAGGAACTGAATTTGGACATTACGTATAAAGAGCTGAGCGGGACTGAGCGGCATACAAAGACGCCGGAATTGGCGCATCTAGAGGCACAGTATGAAGCGCGTCCGGCCATTCCATACGCAGAAAAACAAGAAGCCCTTACTGTGATGCAGGCCGCAAACAGACGAGCTGAGCTGGAAGGCATTGCTCGGGAAATTCACGCCCTAGTCAGAGAGAAGGGATATCGCTATAAGGATGTAGCAATTCTTGCGCGCCAGCCGGAAGACTACAAGGATATGGTGAAGGAAGTTTTCGCAGATTACGAGATTCCTTATTTCATTGACGGAAAAGCATCTATGCTGAACCATCCGTTAATTGAATTTATCCGGTCGAGCCTTGATGTTCTGAAAGGGAATTGGCGTTATGAAGCGGTGT from Bacillus subtilis subsp. subtilis str. 168 encodes the following:
- the yhjR gene encoding putative electron carrier protein (putative sporulation gene) (Evidence 3: Putative function from multiple computational evidences; PubMedId: 22078549, 22882546; Product type c: carrier) → MHYSYYPYPVPYREDPVLIRNLQKAINGEFSAIQCYRKLAELAHSDEVRKQIEEIRRDEIRHLREFSTLYGSITGKHIMPKQTEECPDNFTRGLDAAFKDEQETVDFYLRAAEETSNLKAKGVFTRAARDEQNHAVWFLYYLMER